A portion of the Anoxybacillus gonensis genome contains these proteins:
- a CDS encoding sugar phosphate nucleotidyltransferase: MKAVIMAGGRGTRLRPLTCHVPKPIVPIMNKPVMEYSIEWLKQYGITNIAVTVQYLSDEIIEYFGDGRRFGVHLHYFEETTPLGTAGSVKHAQSFLDDTFVVISADTLTTIDLQQAINFHFSKQALVTVLMHHEATPLSYGGIVTDRHGKIIHFVEKPKWNEVCTDLVNTGIYICHPAIFDHMPQHPPYDFSQHLFPYLIQHEYPIYGWQADGYWSDIGVIEQYHQTHIDLLNQRFVPSHYKEMVPNVWVGRGVKIAREVKLEGPIIIGDDVRIDEFATVGPYTVIGPRSVISKHASLKRSIVWSDVYIDQHSELRGAIVANDVYIGKKNEIFDYAVIGTKCKLENKVKVQHEAKIWPNKTIAEKTKVKHSIVWGEQHTKTSFSEQGMKVRAYIDAHPLFMTRLASAYSSLCEKESRILIGFDGHPFSRAMGMLFAECLHMYGIHTNIYEGGYLPAFRYIVPHKQYDGGVFITMNEHDELIVDIHDEYGYPIDRAMERAIEQQMKHEHACYVSVTTIGEAMKQKEKDELYVRALRQWVPFSSSEQWKVVVCSSPLLREIIEHTLQSFAIQVVWTEHRDDEHIGKQIKREHAHFGIAFDRSGERFRIFDGQGTALTNEEVISLHVLVSLLFHETKKVAVPSWAPSMLHTLAERLHGDIVYVKDARRDFLFAHHHEPFHFYFDGLYACVQLFHLLAIERCSLRTVISSIPTLHLSCRDVYCPWNERAAVMRKLLEESYDKHVDFTDGVKVHHEDGSWTLILPKVDEPTLTIYSQATNAQKAKEYTKYYIKKIRQYQNV, encoded by the coding sequence GTGAAAGCGGTTATTATGGCAGGGGGAAGAGGAACGCGGCTACGTCCGTTAACTTGCCATGTTCCGAAGCCAATTGTACCGATTATGAATAAACCTGTGATGGAGTATAGTATTGAGTGGTTAAAACAATACGGAATTACAAACATTGCTGTAACGGTTCAATATTTAAGCGACGAAATTATTGAATATTTTGGGGATGGACGCCGATTTGGTGTACATCTTCATTATTTCGAAGAGACGACGCCGCTTGGAACGGCGGGAAGTGTAAAACATGCTCAGTCGTTTTTAGACGATACATTTGTCGTCATTAGTGCAGATACGTTGACGACGATTGATTTACAGCAAGCGATCAATTTCCATTTCTCCAAACAAGCATTAGTTACCGTTCTGATGCACCACGAAGCGACTCCTCTTTCATACGGTGGAATTGTAACAGATCGACATGGGAAAATTATTCATTTTGTAGAAAAACCAAAATGGAATGAAGTGTGTACCGATTTGGTGAATACAGGGATTTACATTTGTCATCCAGCTATTTTTGATCATATGCCACAACATCCACCTTACGATTTTAGCCAACATCTTTTTCCATATCTCATTCAACACGAATACCCGATATACGGATGGCAAGCAGATGGATATTGGTCCGATATTGGCGTCATTGAGCAATATCATCAAACACATATCGATTTACTCAATCAACGTTTCGTTCCTTCTCACTATAAAGAAATGGTCCCGAATGTATGGGTGGGAAGAGGGGTTAAGATTGCACGCGAGGTAAAATTAGAAGGGCCAATCATCATTGGGGATGATGTTCGTATCGATGAATTTGCCACAGTTGGGCCTTACACGGTCATCGGTCCACGCTCAGTCATTAGTAAACATGCATCGTTAAAACGATCTATTGTTTGGTCCGACGTATATATTGATCAACATAGTGAATTGCGCGGGGCGATCGTTGCTAATGATGTGTACATTGGCAAAAAAAATGAAATATTTGATTATGCGGTCATCGGAACAAAATGCAAACTAGAAAATAAAGTGAAAGTGCAGCATGAAGCGAAAATTTGGCCGAATAAAACAATTGCCGAAAAAACGAAAGTGAAACATTCGATCGTATGGGGGGAACAACATACGAAAACGTCGTTTAGTGAACAAGGAATGAAAGTGCGGGCATATATTGATGCCCATCCGCTGTTTATGACGAGGCTTGCTTCCGCGTACAGTAGCTTATGTGAAAAGGAAAGCCGCATATTAATTGGCTTTGACGGCCATCCATTTTCGAGAGCGATGGGCATGTTATTTGCCGAATGTTTACACATGTATGGCATCCATACAAATATATATGAAGGTGGATATTTGCCAGCTTTTCGTTATATTGTGCCCCATAAACAGTATGATGGCGGTGTATTTATTACGATGAATGAACATGATGAATTGATCGTTGACATCCATGATGAATACGGCTACCCGATCGATCGAGCGATGGAACGAGCCATTGAACAACAAATGAAACATGAACATGCTTGTTACGTGTCCGTGACAACAATCGGTGAAGCGATGAAACAAAAGGAAAAAGACGAATTGTACGTTCGTGCCTTACGACAATGGGTTCCTTTTTCGTCATCGGAACAATGGAAAGTCGTTGTTTGTAGTTCCCCTTTACTGCGGGAAATCATTGAACATACACTTCAGTCGTTTGCCATTCAAGTCGTTTGGACAGAACATCGAGATGACGAACATATTGGCAAGCAAATTAAACGAGAGCACGCTCATTTTGGGATCGCATTTGATCGTTCAGGCGAACGTTTTCGAATTTTTGACGGACAAGGAACGGCATTGACGAACGAAGAAGTCATTTCATTACACGTATTAGTATCGCTTTTGTTTCATGAAACGAAAAAAGTAGCTGTTCCTTCTTGGGCTCCATCGATGTTGCATACGTTAGCAGAACGTTTACACGGCGATATCGTGTATGTGAAAGATGCGAGACGAGATTTTTTGTTTGCTCATCACCATGAACCATTTCATTTTTATTTTGATGGATTGTATGCGTGTGTGCAGCTGTTTCATTTGTTAGCTATTGAACGTTGTTCTCTCCGCACGGTTATTTCGTCTATTCCGACGCTTCATTTATCATGTCGCGATGTTTATTGCCCGTGGAATGAACGTGCAGCAGTGATGCGTAAATTGTTAGAAGAATCGTATGACAAACATGTTGATTTCACAGATGGTGTAAAAGTGCACCATGAAGATGGGTCATGGACGCTTATTTTGCCAAAGGTAGATGAACCGACGTTAACGATTTATTCACAAGCAACAAACGCTCAAAAAGCAAAAGAATATACAAAATACTATATAAAGAAAATTCGGCAATATCAAAACGTATAA
- a CDS encoding PstS family phosphate ABC transporter substrate-binding protein, whose product MKKNKWFALAGVTSAVLAFTTACGGGAEQGGENGGEQLSGNVVVDGSSTVYPIVEAAAEAYAGEQPDVKVSVGLSGTGGGFEKFTKGETDFSNASRPIKDEEKKAAEQNGIQFEELQVAFDGLSVLVNKDNDWVDYLTVDELKKIFTSGAVNGDDKVKWSDIRPEWPNEEIKLFSPGHDSGTFDYFDEVILDGQPLNKTAQLSEDDNVLVQGIAGDKNALGYFGFAYYIENKDKLKAVPIDGGNGPVEPTHETIQSGEYAPLSRPLFTYVNVKALKEKAQVYDFAKFLLENGAEFAEEVGYVALPQEKYDEQLKKLEGLK is encoded by the coding sequence ATGAAGAAAAACAAATGGTTTGCACTCGCAGGTGTAACAAGCGCTGTATTAGCATTCACAACAGCATGTGGCGGCGGCGCTGAGCAAGGTGGCGAAAATGGCGGAGAACAATTAAGTGGAAACGTTGTTGTAGATGGATCATCTACTGTTTATCCGATTGTTGAAGCTGCTGCTGAAGCGTATGCGGGTGAACAACCAGATGTAAAAGTATCTGTTGGTTTGTCCGGAACAGGTGGCGGATTTGAGAAGTTTACAAAAGGGGAAACAGATTTTTCAAACGCTTCTCGTCCAATTAAAGATGAAGAAAAGAAAGCCGCTGAGCAAAATGGCATTCAATTTGAAGAGCTTCAAGTTGCGTTCGATGGTCTTTCTGTTTTAGTGAATAAAGATAACGACTGGGTTGATTATTTAACAGTTGATGAGTTAAAGAAAATTTTCACATCAGGTGCAGTAAACGGTGATGACAAAGTGAAATGGTCAGACATTCGTCCAGAATGGCCAAATGAAGAAATTAAATTGTTCTCACCGGGACACGACTCTGGTACGTTTGACTACTTCGATGAAGTGATTTTAGATGGACAACCGTTAAATAAAACAGCGCAATTATCTGAAGACGATAACGTGCTTGTTCAAGGAATTGCAGGAGATAAAAATGCTCTCGGTTACTTCGGATTTGCGTACTATATTGAAAATAAAGATAAATTGAAAGCTGTGCCAATTGATGGTGGAAACGGTCCAGTTGAGCCAACCCACGAAACGATCCAAAGCGGTGAATATGCACCACTTTCTCGTCCATTATTTACGTATGTGAACGTAAAAGCGTTAAAAGAAAAAGCACAAGTGTATGATTTCGCGAAGTTTTTATTAGAGAACGGTGCGGAGTTTGCTGAAGAAGTAGGTTATGTCGCACTTCCGCAAGAAAAATATGACGAGCAATTGAAAAAGCTTGAAGGATTAAAATAA
- the rpmG gene encoding 50S ribosomal protein L33 — protein sequence MRVNITLACTECGERNYISTKNKRNNPERLELKKYCPRDKKATVHRETK from the coding sequence ATGCGTGTAAATATTACGTTAGCATGCACAGAATGCGGCGAACGCAACTATATTTCAACAAAAAATAAGCGCAATAACCCAGAGCGCCTTGAATTGAAAAAATATTGCCCACGAGACAAAAAAGCAACAGTTCATCGTGAAACGAAGTAA
- a CDS encoding 5-formyltetrahydrofolate cyclo-ligase: protein MNKKQLRQQMKRRLLHMTKEERKKKENVIYDILFQQHGWQKAQMIGITISRQIEVDTICIIERAWQEGKKVAIPKCDVATKQMTFREIDCFQQIERTFFDLYEPIVEETREVQKHEMELLFVPGLAFVRQGYRLGYGGGYYDRYLVDFPNDTLSIAYDCQIVSMLPIEQHDIPVQKMITNEGIIVCESET, encoded by the coding sequence ATGAATAAGAAACAATTACGACAACAAATGAAACGACGTCTCTTACATATGACAAAAGAAGAGCGAAAGAAAAAAGAGAACGTCATTTACGATATATTATTTCAGCAACATGGTTGGCAAAAGGCACAGATGATCGGTATCACGATTTCACGACAAATTGAAGTAGATACGATTTGTATTATTGAACGAGCGTGGCAAGAAGGAAAAAAGGTTGCGATTCCGAAATGCGATGTCGCAACAAAACAAATGACGTTTCGAGAAATTGATTGTTTTCAACAAATAGAACGCACTTTTTTTGATTTATATGAACCGATTGTAGAAGAAACGAGAGAAGTACAAAAACATGAAATGGAGCTACTATTCGTTCCAGGTCTTGCTTTCGTTCGGCAAGGGTATCGTCTTGGCTACGGTGGAGGATATTACGATCGTTATTTAGTCGATTTTCCGAACGACACCCTTTCTATTGCATACGATTGTCAAATTGTTTCTATGTTGCCGATTGAACAACATGATATTCCTGTTCAAAAGATGATTACGAATGAAGGAATAATCGTTTGTGAAAGCGAAACATAA
- a CDS encoding competence protein CoiA family protein: MIEYTFIGLVSFAIILLLISFFQRDRMKEVEEQVEQLTLSTMQQLYEVKKRVKALEEELLIGIESFSNEEQIAHLYKQGWTKEQIARKLNMPIDEVNIMIARNER; the protein is encoded by the coding sequence ATGATCGAATATACATTTATCGGACTCGTTTCTTTTGCTATCATACTATTGCTTATTTCTTTTTTCCAAAGAGATCGGATGAAAGAAGTAGAAGAACAAGTAGAACAGTTAACATTATCGACGATGCAACAGTTATACGAAGTAAAAAAGCGCGTAAAAGCACTTGAAGAAGAATTGCTGATTGGAATTGAGTCGTTTTCAAATGAAGAGCAAATCGCCCACTTATATAAACAAGGCTGGACAAAAGAGCAAATTGCTCGCAAGCTCAACATGCCGATAGATGAGGTGAATATAATGATTGCGAGGAATGAACGATGA
- the pstB gene encoding phosphate ABC transporter ATP-binding protein PstB produces the protein MELTVVKERKKQAEERSEKNVVYRTKNLNLWYGEHHALKNIDLDIYENEVTAIIGPSGCGKSTYIKTLNRMIELVPSVRTSGEITYRGRNIFDKSYRVEELRTQVGMVFQKPNPFPKSIYDNVAYGPRIHGIRDKKILDEIVEKSLRGAAIWDEVKDRLHTNAYGLSGGQQQRLCIARCLAIEPDVILMDEPTSALDPISTLKVEELVQELKKNYSIIIVTHNMQQAARISDKTAFFLNGEVIEYSDTDKLFSNPDDKRTEDYITGRFG, from the coding sequence ATGGAATTAACAGTTGTGAAAGAACGTAAAAAACAAGCTGAAGAACGAAGCGAAAAAAATGTTGTGTATCGCACGAAAAACTTAAATTTATGGTACGGCGAACATCATGCGTTAAAAAATATTGACTTAGATATTTACGAAAATGAAGTGACAGCGATTATCGGTCCGTCAGGATGCGGAAAATCAACGTATATTAAAACGTTAAACCGAATGATTGAACTCGTGCCGAGCGTGCGTACATCTGGAGAAATTACGTATCGCGGCCGCAACATTTTTGATAAATCATATCGTGTAGAAGAATTGCGTACGCAAGTTGGAATGGTATTCCAAAAGCCGAATCCGTTCCCGAAATCAATTTATGATAATGTAGCATACGGTCCGCGTATTCACGGTATTCGCGATAAGAAAATTTTAGATGAAATTGTTGAAAAAAGTTTGCGCGGTGCAGCGATTTGGGATGAAGTAAAAGACCGCTTGCATACGAATGCATATGGATTATCGGGTGGACAACAACAACGTTTATGTATCGCCCGCTGTTTAGCGATTGAGCCAGATGTCATTTTAATGGATGAGCCAACATCGGCGCTTGACCCTATTTCAACATTAAAAGTAGAAGAGCTTGTGCAAGAACTAAAGAAAAACTATAGTATTATTATCGTCACACATAACATGCAACAAGCTGCTCGTATTTCTGATAAAACGGCCTTCTTCTTAAACGGTGAAGTGATCGAGTATAGCGACACAGACAAACTATTCTCGAATCCAGACGATAAACGAACAGAAGATTACATTACAGGTCGATTTGGATAA
- the pstC gene encoding phosphate ABC transporter permease subunit PstC: MAMTDGNRSYSVRDMIKENKKKQSGQQFVEWLMPKLLLLTATISILTTIGILFTLLFETFIFFERVSIVEFLTSKEWLPWDEKTGSFGVAPLVTGTLLTTAIAMVVAIPIGLASAIYLSEYASEKARKVLKPILEVLAGIPTIVYGFFALTFVTPLLQKIIPDLGIFNALSPGIVMGIMIIPMVASLSEDAMSSVPNSIREGALGLGSTKLEVALKVVLPAATSGIAASFMLAISRAVGETMIVAVAGGSSPVFTFDVTKSIQTLTAYIVQVTTGDAGYGTTVYYSIYAVGMTLFVFTLAMNLLAQYISRRFREEY; encoded by the coding sequence ATGGCGATGACAGATGGGAATCGTTCATATTCCGTCCGTGACATGATTAAAGAAAATAAGAAAAAGCAAAGCGGACAACAATTTGTTGAATGGTTAATGCCAAAGTTGTTATTATTGACAGCGACCATTTCAATTTTGACGACAATCGGTATTTTATTTACGTTGTTATTTGAAACATTTATTTTCTTTGAGCGAGTATCGATCGTTGAATTTTTAACGAGCAAAGAGTGGCTTCCATGGGATGAAAAAACAGGTTCGTTCGGTGTCGCTCCGCTAGTGACGGGAACGCTTTTAACGACGGCGATTGCCATGGTCGTTGCGATTCCAATCGGCTTAGCTTCAGCGATTTACTTGAGTGAGTATGCGTCTGAAAAAGCAAGAAAAGTATTAAAACCGATATTAGAAGTGTTGGCGGGAATTCCGACGATTGTGTACGGATTTTTCGCATTAACGTTCGTTACACCTCTTTTACAAAAAATTATCCCAGATTTAGGGATTTTTAACGCGTTAAGCCCTGGAATTGTCATGGGGATTATGATTATTCCGATGGTTGCTTCTTTATCTGAAGATGCGATGAGTTCTGTGCCAAACTCCATTCGTGAAGGAGCGCTTGGCCTCGGTTCAACGAAGTTAGAAGTTGCTTTAAAAGTCGTCCTTCCTGCAGCGACGTCAGGTATTGCGGCATCGTTTATGCTTGCGATTTCTCGTGCTGTTGGTGAGACGATGATTGTAGCAGTAGCGGGTGGTTCATCTCCAGTCTTTACGTTTGATGTGACAAAGTCGATCCAAACGTTAACAGCATACATTGTTCAAGTGACAACAGGAGATGCCGGATACGGTACAACGGTGTATTACAGCATTTATGCAGTCGGTATGACGCTGTTTGTATTTACATTAGCCATGAACTTACTCGCGCAATACATTTCTCGTCGCTTTAGGGAGGAGTATTAA
- a CDS encoding endolytic transglycosylase MltG — translation MKRTTRAFAAGILFATTILGIVYYTNHKQLQPNKISEKQYEQLVAERNELANALEKLKKETKKTTPSQKQTYIYTLTIAKGEASRDIAKRLQQAHIIDDAQSFLTYLDAHELTRAVRPGTYVITSDMSYEQIARKITK, via the coding sequence ATGAAAAGGACAACGCGTGCCTTTGCAGCTGGGATATTGTTTGCTACAACGATATTAGGTATCGTTTATTATACGAATCATAAACAACTACAACCCAACAAAATAAGCGAAAAACAATATGAACAGCTCGTTGCTGAACGAAATGAACTAGCGAATGCACTCGAAAAATTAAAAAAAGAAACGAAAAAAACAACACCGTCGCAAAAACAAACATACATTTATACGTTAACAATCGCTAAAGGGGAAGCTAGTCGCGACATTGCAAAGCGTCTACAACAAGCACATATTATTGATGACGCTCAATCATTTTTAACATATTTGGATGCACATGAATTAACGCGCGCAGTACGCCCCGGAACATACGTCATAACAAGCGACATGTCATACGAACAAATCGCACGAAAAATAACGAAATAA
- a CDS encoding L-lactate dehydrogenase → MSNKVNRVVLVGTGFVGSSYAFALLNQGVTEELVLIDINKEKSEGDAMDLNHGMPFAPSPTKIWFGNYEDCKDADLVVLTAGANQKPGETRLDLVEKNTKIFKNIIDQVMASGFNGIFLVATNPVDILTYATWKFSGLPKERVIGSGTILDTARFRYLLGEYFDVDTRNVHAYIIGEHGDTELPVWSHAFIGCRPIADMMKEKPQYKQEDLDNIFVNVRDAAYQIIERKGATYYGIAMGLVRLTKAILQNENSVLTVSAYLEGQYGQNDMYIGVPAIVNRNGIREVVELQLNEEEKEKFAHSANVLKDVMKRVGLQ, encoded by the coding sequence ATGTCAAATAAAGTAAATCGTGTTGTTTTAGTTGGGACCGGTTTTGTCGGTTCAAGTTATGCGTTTGCCCTTTTAAACCAAGGGGTGACAGAAGAGCTTGTTCTTATTGATATTAATAAAGAAAAATCTGAAGGGGATGCGATGGACTTAAACCACGGTATGCCGTTCGCTCCATCGCCAACAAAAATTTGGTTTGGTAATTATGAAGACTGCAAAGATGCTGATCTTGTTGTGTTAACAGCAGGGGCAAATCAAAAACCGGGAGAAACACGATTAGATTTAGTGGAGAAAAACACGAAAATTTTCAAAAACATTATTGATCAAGTCATGGCGAGCGGATTTAATGGCATTTTTCTCGTTGCAACCAATCCAGTTGACATTTTAACATATGCAACATGGAAGTTTTCTGGCTTACCGAAAGAGCGCGTCATCGGTTCAGGAACGATTTTAGATACAGCTCGTTTCCGTTATTTGCTAGGGGAATATTTCGATGTTGATACACGTAACGTACATGCTTATATTATTGGGGAACATGGCGATACAGAATTGCCTGTTTGGAGCCATGCATTTATCGGCTGCCGCCCAATTGCTGATATGATGAAAGAAAAACCACAATATAAACAAGAAGATTTAGATAACATTTTTGTGAACGTACGCGATGCTGCGTATCAAATTATTGAACGAAAAGGTGCGACGTACTACGGCATTGCTATGGGACTTGTTCGCCTAACAAAGGCGATTTTACAAAACGAAAATAGCGTCCTTACTGTTTCGGCTTACTTAGAAGGACAATATGGTCAAAACGATATGTACATTGGCGTACCAGCGATCGTAAATCGTAACGGGATTCGTGAAGTCGTCGAATTGCAATTGAACGAAGAAGAAAAAGAAAAATTTGCTCACTCTGCCAATGTGTTAAAAGATGTAATGAAACGCGTTGGGTTGCAATAG
- the phoU gene encoding phosphate signaling complex protein PhoU → MAVREKFDYDLQTLRDQLLQLGSLAEIALTQSFEALKTKNNDLALQVLENDTKIDLLDEEINDFAILLIAKQQPVAIDLRRIIVAIKIATDVERMADFAVNIAKSAILIGEQPFVIPLNKLEKMHEIAVNMLSLTLKAYYEEDVVAAKKVADMDDEVDRLYGETIRELLERTKAHPDAMSQITQLSFTARYIERIADHATNIAENVFYLVKGKHYDLND, encoded by the coding sequence ATGGCTGTACGTGAAAAATTTGATTACGATTTACAAACGTTGCGCGATCAACTATTACAGCTCGGAAGTCTTGCAGAAATTGCACTAACTCAGTCGTTTGAAGCGTTAAAAACAAAAAATAACGATTTAGCATTACAAGTGCTTGAAAACGACACAAAAATTGATTTGCTTGATGAGGAAATTAACGATTTTGCCATTTTATTAATTGCGAAACAACAGCCGGTTGCCATTGATTTGCGCCGCATTATTGTTGCCATTAAAATTGCCACAGATGTTGAGCGTATGGCAGATTTTGCTGTTAATATTGCGAAATCCGCTATTCTCATCGGTGAACAGCCGTTTGTCATCCCGTTAAATAAGTTAGAAAAAATGCATGAAATTGCGGTAAATATGCTTTCATTAACGTTAAAAGCGTATTATGAAGAAGATGTTGTTGCTGCGAAAAAAGTGGCTGATATGGATGATGAAGTCGATCGTCTGTACGGGGAAACGATTCGAGAGCTGCTTGAGCGCACAAAAGCACATCCAGATGCGATGTCGCAAATTACTCAGCTCTCGTTTACAGCACGTTACATTGAGCGCATTGCAGACCATGCAACAAACATTGCGGAAAACGTCTTTTACTTAGTAAAAGGAAAACATTACGACTTAAACGATTAA
- the pstA gene encoding phosphate ABC transporter permease PstA, with protein MEKLIDKQRVVQHMNGRLLRNNVLKFLFFLATLFGLIVLVVLLYRIFTQAIGWLNMDFLNNFPSRRPENAGIKAGLVGSLWLMVIVAPVSLILGVGTAIYLEEYAKKNRFTDFIQTNISNLAGVPSIVFGLLGLTLFVRELNLGRSILAAGLTMSLLVLPVIVVAAQEALRAVPNQLREASYGMGATKWQTIYRIVLPAAIPGILTGSILALSRAIGETAPLVVLGIPTFLAYLPRGILDTFTVMPMQIYNWTSRPQADFQHVAAAGIVVLLVVLIFMNSIAIFIRNKFQKRY; from the coding sequence ATGGAAAAGTTAATTGATAAACAACGTGTCGTTCAACATATGAACGGCCGTCTATTGAGAAATAACGTGTTAAAATTTTTATTTTTCTTAGCAACGTTGTTTGGCCTTATTGTTCTCGTCGTCCTTCTATATCGGATATTCACTCAAGCAATTGGCTGGCTAAACATGGACTTTTTAAATAACTTTCCTTCTCGCCGTCCTGAAAATGCAGGGATAAAAGCGGGGTTAGTCGGTTCGTTATGGTTGATGGTCATCGTTGCTCCTGTTTCGCTCATTCTTGGGGTTGGAACAGCGATTTACTTAGAGGAATATGCGAAAAAAAATCGTTTTACAGATTTTATTCAAACGAATATCTCAAACTTAGCAGGTGTTCCGTCGATCGTATTCGGTTTACTCGGTTTAACACTTTTCGTTCGTGAATTGAATTTAGGTCGTAGCATTTTGGCGGCTGGTTTAACGATGAGTTTGCTTGTTCTTCCTGTTATCGTCGTTGCGGCACAAGAGGCGCTTCGTGCCGTGCCGAATCAATTGCGCGAAGCATCATATGGTATGGGAGCAACGAAATGGCAAACGATTTATCGCATCGTTCTTCCAGCAGCGATCCCTGGTATTTTAACAGGTAGCATTTTAGCATTATCTCGTGCGATCGGTGAAACAGCACCGCTTGTCGTTTTAGGTATCCCGACGTTTTTAGCATATTTACCACGTGGTATTCTTGATACATTTACAGTTATGCCGATGCAAATTTATAACTGGACGTCGCGTCCGCAAGCTGATTTCCAACATGTAGCGGCAGCTGGAATTGTCGTATTGCTCGTTGTGTTAATCTTTATGAACTCGATTGCCATTTTCATTCGCAACAAGTTTCAAAAACGTTATTAA